The following proteins come from a genomic window of Pleuronectes platessa chromosome 2, fPlePla1.1, whole genome shotgun sequence:
- the padi2 gene encoding protein-arginine deiminase type-2 isoform X1, whose protein sequence is MFQEVSQTRLPEFLKRRRIGSAGGAGHHRTCRLDTASPQAVIHVVGTTLKTNLSRSAPPNSKFFSVKCTPCVQCSISPPPQETSHLSPIPLNGNSVLLISMSRASEHENDSKLSVRYYGEKTEVLGRAMLHLTAVEISLDVDADRDGVVENNNPNKGSWTWGPKGHGAILLVNCDSERTYMKEQDSELGRISKLSDLKDMSLMVLRTRGPAKLPEGYKLTMHISQGDAESMRVFRSKSLNMTNAITNFVYSSPLKDYPLVLHSEVLSQEVPYLGDKAEMKFYVEGLRFPDKDFDGLLRINLSLLEPISTGLPETPIFTDTVVFRVAPWIMTPNTLEPVEVFVCSTSDNYQFLKGMMKLVKSSGYKLKICHEYLNRGDRWMQDELEFGYIDSPHHRFPVVLDSPRDGHLQDFPYNELLGPDFGYVTRMARRKDVSSLDSFGNLEVSPPVTVDGRNYPLGRIIIGVAFPTATKGRNMTKVVQDFLWAQMVQEPIALYSDWLTVGHIDEFMTFVPAPDRKRFRLLLASPDAGYKLFRGLQSDGHGQAKLFDGLKDEETRTVDDILSDLSFQAENNYVQSCIDWNRDVLKRELGLEDEDIIDLPILFKLDEERTVSRAVAYYPDMVNMIVLGKNLGIPKPFGPKVNGRCVLEAEMCSLMGGLGLTCTFIDDFASYHKLLGEVHCGSNVRREAFDFKWWNLEM, encoded by the exons ATGTTTCAAGAGGTGTCACAGACCAGGTTACCTGAGTtcttgaagaggaggagaatagGAAgcgcaggaggagcaggacaccACCGGACATGTCGCCTGGACACAGCGAGTCCTCAGGCTGTCATCCACGTTGTTGGGACCACTCTGAAGACAAACCTGAGCAG GAGCGCCCCTCCCAACTCCAAGTTCTTCTCTGTGAAGTGCACCCCCTGCGTTCAGTGCAGCATCAGCCCCCCGCCCCAGGAGACCTCACACCTCTCCCCCATCCCTCTCAATGGAAACTCAGTGCTACTCATCAGCATGAGCCGCGCCAGCGAGCATGAAAATGATAGCAAG CTGTCTGTCAGGTACTATGGAGAGAAGACCGAGGTGTTGGGGAGAGCGATGCTGCACCTGACAGCCGTTG AGATCTCTCTGGATGTGGATGCGGACAGAGACGGTGTGGTGGAGAACAACAACCCTAACAAG GGCTCCTGGACGTGGGGTCCTAAAGGACACGGAGCCATCCTATTGGTCAACTGTGACTCCGAGCGGACCTATATGAAGGAACAGGACTCCGAGCTGGGCCGCATCTCCAAGCTGTCAG atctgaagGACATGTCGCTCATGGTGCTGAGGACCAGAGGCCCTGCAAAGCTCCCAGAGGGCTACAAGCTCACCATGCACATCTCGCAGGGCGACGCAGAGAGCATGAGGGTGTTCAGGTCCAAATCCCTCAATATGACCAACGCCATAA CGAACTTCGTCTATAGCAGCCCGTTGAAGGACTATCCACTGGTGCTGCACAGTGAGGTCCTGTCACAGGAGGTGCCGTACCTCGGCGACAAAGCAGAGATGAAGTTTTACGTGGAGGGCCTCAGGTTTCCCGACAAGGACTTCGATGGCCTCCTCAGAATCAACCTCAGTCTGTTGGAGCCCATTAGCACA GGGCTCCCGGAGACGCCCATTTTCACAGACACAGTGGTGTTCCGAGTGGCGCCCTGGATCATGACACCCAACACCCTGGAGCCTGTagaggtgtttgtgtgcag CACATCTGATAACTACCAGTTCCTGAAAGGCATGATGAAACTTGTGAAGAGCAGCGGGTACAAGCTGAAGATTTGCCACGAGTATTTGAACAGAGGAGATCGGTGGATGCAG GATGAGCTGGAGTTCGGTTACATCGACTCACCTCATCACCGGTTCCCTGTTGTTCTGGATTCCCCTCGAGATGGACATCTCCAGGACTTTCCATACAACGAGCTACTG GGTCCTGACTTTGGCTACGTGACGAGGATGGCCAGGAGAAAGGATGTGAGCAGCCTGGACTCGTTCGGGAACCTGGAGGTTAGTCCTCCTGTTACTGTGGACGGGAGAAACTACCCCCTGGGCCGAATCATCATCGGAGTGGCTTTCCCCAC GGCAACTAAAGGACGCAACATGACCAAAGTGGTTCAGGACTTCCTGTGGGCCCAGATGGTTCAGGAGCCAATCGCCTTGTATTCCGATTGGCTCACTGTCGGCCACATCGACGAATTCATGACGTTTGTTCCTGCACCTGACAGAAAG CGTTTCCGGCTGCTGCTGGCCAGCCCCGACGCCGGATACAAGCTATTCAGAGGCTTACAGAGCGATGGCCACGGACAAGCCAAGCTGTTTGACG GTCTGAAAGATGAAGAAACGAGAACAGTGGACGATATACTCAGTGACCTGAGTTTCCAAGCTGAGAACAACTACGTGCAG AGCTGCATCGACTGGAACAGAGACGTCCTGAAGAGAGAGCTGGGCCTGGAGGACGAGGACATCATCGACCTGCCGATCCTATTCAAGCTGGATGAGGAGAGGAccgtgagcagagcggtggcgTACTACCCTGACATG GTGAACATGATCGTTCTGGGGAAGAACCTGGGCATCCCGAAGCCCTTTGGCCCCAAGGTGAACGGTCGCTGCGTCCTGGAGGCGGAGATGTGCTCGCTGATGGGGGGGCTGGGCCTCACCTGCACCTTCATCGACGACTTCGCCTCCTACCACAAGCTGCTGGGGGAGGTGCACTGCGGCTCCAACGTCCGCCGGGAGGCCTTCGACTTCAAGTGGTGGAACCTGGAGATGTGA
- the padi2 gene encoding protein-arginine deiminase type-2 isoform X2 produces the protein MIHPRTLRVDYDKTTRILYVVGSELNVNLNRSAPPNSKFFSVKCTPCVQCSISPPPQETSHLSPIPLNGNSVLLISMSRASEHENDSKLSVRYYGEKTEVLGRAMLHLTAVEISLDVDADRDGVVENNNPNKGSWTWGPKGHGAILLVNCDSERTYMKEQDSELGRISKLSDLKDMSLMVLRTRGPAKLPEGYKLTMHISQGDAESMRVFRSKSLNMTNAITNFVYSSPLKDYPLVLHSEVLSQEVPYLGDKAEMKFYVEGLRFPDKDFDGLLRINLSLLEPISTGLPETPIFTDTVVFRVAPWIMTPNTLEPVEVFVCSTSDNYQFLKGMMKLVKSSGYKLKICHEYLNRGDRWMQDELEFGYIDSPHHRFPVVLDSPRDGHLQDFPYNELLGPDFGYVTRMARRKDVSSLDSFGNLEVSPPVTVDGRNYPLGRIIIGVAFPTATKGRNMTKVVQDFLWAQMVQEPIALYSDWLTVGHIDEFMTFVPAPDRKRFRLLLASPDAGYKLFRGLQSDGHGQAKLFDGLKDEETRTVDDILSDLSFQAENNYVQSCIDWNRDVLKRELGLEDEDIIDLPILFKLDEERTVSRAVAYYPDMVNMIVLGKNLGIPKPFGPKVNGRCVLEAEMCSLMGGLGLTCTFIDDFASYHKLLGEVHCGSNVRREAFDFKWWNLEM, from the exons ATGATCCACCCCAGGACTCTCAGAGTAGATTATGACAAAACTACAAGAATTCTATACGTGGTTGGCTCGGAACTCAACGTGAACCTGAACAG GAGCGCCCCTCCCAACTCCAAGTTCTTCTCTGTGAAGTGCACCCCCTGCGTTCAGTGCAGCATCAGCCCCCCGCCCCAGGAGACCTCACACCTCTCCCCCATCCCTCTCAATGGAAACTCAGTGCTACTCATCAGCATGAGCCGCGCCAGCGAGCATGAAAATGATAGCAAG CTGTCTGTCAGGTACTATGGAGAGAAGACCGAGGTGTTGGGGAGAGCGATGCTGCACCTGACAGCCGTTG AGATCTCTCTGGATGTGGATGCGGACAGAGACGGTGTGGTGGAGAACAACAACCCTAACAAG GGCTCCTGGACGTGGGGTCCTAAAGGACACGGAGCCATCCTATTGGTCAACTGTGACTCCGAGCGGACCTATATGAAGGAACAGGACTCCGAGCTGGGCCGCATCTCCAAGCTGTCAG atctgaagGACATGTCGCTCATGGTGCTGAGGACCAGAGGCCCTGCAAAGCTCCCAGAGGGCTACAAGCTCACCATGCACATCTCGCAGGGCGACGCAGAGAGCATGAGGGTGTTCAGGTCCAAATCCCTCAATATGACCAACGCCATAA CGAACTTCGTCTATAGCAGCCCGTTGAAGGACTATCCACTGGTGCTGCACAGTGAGGTCCTGTCACAGGAGGTGCCGTACCTCGGCGACAAAGCAGAGATGAAGTTTTACGTGGAGGGCCTCAGGTTTCCCGACAAGGACTTCGATGGCCTCCTCAGAATCAACCTCAGTCTGTTGGAGCCCATTAGCACA GGGCTCCCGGAGACGCCCATTTTCACAGACACAGTGGTGTTCCGAGTGGCGCCCTGGATCATGACACCCAACACCCTGGAGCCTGTagaggtgtttgtgtgcag CACATCTGATAACTACCAGTTCCTGAAAGGCATGATGAAACTTGTGAAGAGCAGCGGGTACAAGCTGAAGATTTGCCACGAGTATTTGAACAGAGGAGATCGGTGGATGCAG GATGAGCTGGAGTTCGGTTACATCGACTCACCTCATCACCGGTTCCCTGTTGTTCTGGATTCCCCTCGAGATGGACATCTCCAGGACTTTCCATACAACGAGCTACTG GGTCCTGACTTTGGCTACGTGACGAGGATGGCCAGGAGAAAGGATGTGAGCAGCCTGGACTCGTTCGGGAACCTGGAGGTTAGTCCTCCTGTTACTGTGGACGGGAGAAACTACCCCCTGGGCCGAATCATCATCGGAGTGGCTTTCCCCAC GGCAACTAAAGGACGCAACATGACCAAAGTGGTTCAGGACTTCCTGTGGGCCCAGATGGTTCAGGAGCCAATCGCCTTGTATTCCGATTGGCTCACTGTCGGCCACATCGACGAATTCATGACGTTTGTTCCTGCACCTGACAGAAAG CGTTTCCGGCTGCTGCTGGCCAGCCCCGACGCCGGATACAAGCTATTCAGAGGCTTACAGAGCGATGGCCACGGACAAGCCAAGCTGTTTGACG GTCTGAAAGATGAAGAAACGAGAACAGTGGACGATATACTCAGTGACCTGAGTTTCCAAGCTGAGAACAACTACGTGCAG AGCTGCATCGACTGGAACAGAGACGTCCTGAAGAGAGAGCTGGGCCTGGAGGACGAGGACATCATCGACCTGCCGATCCTATTCAAGCTGGATGAGGAGAGGAccgtgagcagagcggtggcgTACTACCCTGACATG GTGAACATGATCGTTCTGGGGAAGAACCTGGGCATCCCGAAGCCCTTTGGCCCCAAGGTGAACGGTCGCTGCGTCCTGGAGGCGGAGATGTGCTCGCTGATGGGGGGGCTGGGCCTCACCTGCACCTTCATCGACGACTTCGCCTCCTACCACAAGCTGCTGGGGGAGGTGCACTGCGGCTCCAACGTCCGCCGGGAGGCCTTCGACTTCAAGTGGTGGAACCTGGAGATGTGA